A window of the Lactuca sativa cultivar Salinas chromosome 7, Lsat_Salinas_v11, whole genome shotgun sequence genome harbors these coding sequences:
- the LOC111914700 gene encoding uncharacterized protein LOC111914700 yields the protein MSERTGRDCTYLFCEYVIELYRDIYLRHPTKSDVEQLYVAHEAKHGFPGMLGSIDCTHWEWANCPNAWRGQFTRGDHGVPTVILEAAVSNDLWEAPDMSYVVNGNEYKYGYYLGDGIYPKYATFVKSFSFPADEKRKLFKLAQESARKDVERAFGVLKQRWHIIKQPARTWDRAKLTTVLTVCVILHNMIIEEEGRAICSYIDNDALNPPATTPRGNDDEDKEDEGDDYDENADGDDEADEDEDDDDDNE from the exons ATGTCTGAGAGGACGGGTCGAGATTGTACATATCTTTTCTGTGAGTATGTTATAGAGCTTTACCGTGACATATACCTGCGACATCCGACTAAAAGTGATGTCGAACAGTTGTATGTCGCGCATGAAGCTAAACATGGTTTTCCAGGGATGCTTGGTAGtattgattgtacacattgggaGTGGGCAAATTGTCCCAATGCGTGGCGTGGTCAGTTCACACGAGGAGATCATGGGGTCCCGACTGTTATACTGGAGGCGGCTGTTTCAAACGATCTATG GGAAGCACCAGATATGTCATACGTTGTGAATGGAAATGAATACAAGTATGGATATTACCTAGGTGATGGGATATACCCAAAGTATGCTACATTTGTTAAGTCTTTTTCGTTTCCAGCCGATGAGAAACGAAAATTGTTCAAGTTAGCACAGGAATCTGCACGGAAGGACGTTGAAAGAGCATTTGGCGTCCTAAAACAAAGATGGCACATAATCAAGCAACCAGCACGAACATGGGATAGGGCAAAACTAACGACAGTGTTGACTGTCTGTGTGATTTTACATAACATGATAATAGAAGAAGAGGGCAGAGCTATTTGTTCATATATCGACAACGATGCACTTAACCCACCTGCA ACAACACCAAGGGGAAATGACGATGAAGACAAAGAGGATGAGGGCGATGATTACGACGAGAATGCAGACGGTGACGACGAGgcggatgaggatgaggatgatgatgatgacaacgAGTAG
- the LOC111914467 gene encoding serine/threonine-protein kinase WAG1 codes for MEDDYHYNGLSHHDSDLDLSFTSSTSIATTSARSSLARSSLCLSFNDRMSSVSVGTPSTEIPNLHSRPHRKSDTNWSAIRAATNLSSDGTLHLRHLKLVRHVGSGNLGRVFLCRLRDYDHASFALKVVDNNSLTSKKLSHVQTEARILSSLDHPFLPTLYAHLEVSHYTCFLIDFCPNGDLHSLLRKQPNYRLPIDSVRFFAAEVLVALEYLHSLGIVYRDLKPENILIREDGHIMLSDFDLCFNADVVPKLEKRIHKITRKKHSDCFGLYSGRSYTEEETLTEFVAEPTTAFSKSCVGTHEYLAPELISGNGHGNGVDWWAFGVLVYELLYGRTPFRGGSKESTLRNIASTSDVRFDEDSARGMAQAKDLIQKLLIKEPQQRLGCTRGATDIKRHPFFDGIKWPLIRMYRPPEVRGLAVKRSSRAHVSHVNGWPSTHKKRRWLWKGLSCILLKNKGSKRNLSFNQNYYQYKNRK; via the coding sequence ATGGAAGACGATTATCACTACAATGGTCTCTCTCACCACGACTCCGATCTCGATCTCAGCTTCACAAGCTCCACCTCCATCGCCACCACCAGTGCTCGCTCAAGTCTTGCTCGTTCCAGTTTATGCTTGAGCTTCAATGATCGCATGTCCTCTGTCTCCGTGGGGACCCCTTCCACTGAAATCCCTAACCTCCACTCTCGTCCCCACCGGAAATCAGACACGAACTGGTCGGCGATTAGAGCTGCTACAAATCTATCCTCCGACGGCACGCTTCACCTCCGCCACCTCAAGCTCGTCCGCCATGTCGGATCTGGAAATCTCGGCCGAGTGTTCCTTTGCCGCCTTCGCGACTACGATCACGCGAGTTTTGCTTTGAAGGTTGTTGATAACAACTCGCTCACGTCGAAGAAGCTATCACATGTGCAAACAGAAGCTCGGATTCTCTCCTCCCTGGATCACCCGTTTCTTCCTACACTCTACGCTCACCTTGAAGTCTCTCATTACACTTGCTTCCTCATTGATTTCTGTCCTAACGGAGACCTTCATTCGTTGCTCCGGAAGCAACCTAACTACCGGCTACCAATTGATTCCGTTAGGTTTTTCGCCGCTGAGGTGTTGGTTGCTCTCGAATATCTCCATTCGCTTGGGATCGTCTACCGAGATTTGAAGCCGGAGAACATTTTGATCCGAGAAGACGGACACATTATGTTGTCGGACTTCGATTTGTGCTTCAACGCCGACGTCGTTCCGAAACTGGAAAAAAGGATTCACAAGATAACAAGGAAGAAACACAGTGATTGTTTCGGTTTATACAGTGGCCGGAGCTATACAGAAGAAGAAACATTAACGGAGTTTGTAGCGGAGCCGACGACAGCCTTCTCGAAATCGTGCGTCGGGACTCACGAGTACTTAGCGCCGGAGTTGATCAGCGGAAATGGCCACGGCAACGGTGTTGATTGGTGGGCGTTCGGAGTTTTGGTTTATGAGTTGTTGTACGGAAGGACGCCGTTTAGAGGAGGAAGTAAGGAGTCGACCCTGCGCAATATAGCATCAACCAGTGATGTGAGGTTTGATGAAGATAGCGCGAGAGGGATGGCGCAGGCTAAGGACTTGATACAGAAGTTACTGATAAAAGAGCCACAGCAACGGCTAGGATGCACCAGGGGTGCAACGGATATTAAACGGCACCCTTTCTTCGACGGGATAAAGTGGCCGTTGATCCGCATGTACCGGCCGCCGGAGGTACGCGGGCTGGCGGTGAAGAGGAGTAGTAGGGCGCACGTTAGTCATGTTAACGGGTGGCCATCTACACACAAGAAAAGGCGTTGGTTATGGAAGGGGCTTAGCTGCATATTGTTGAAAAATAAGGGGTCTAAACGTAACTTAAGTTTCAACCAGAATTACTACCAATACAAAAATAGGAAATAG